In Dethiobacter alkaliphilus AHT 1, the genomic window AGCAATTTGTTAACTTTTGTTATATAGTATATATTTGTGAGCCTAAAACGAAGGAGAGAGTATTAGTGCAAAAAATTGTTCTTGGTCAAACAGAGTTTTCTAAATCCAATTTGGTGTCCCGTGAAGCAGTGGTTAACTTATTTGAAAGCAGTGAAGATTTTGCAGGAGAAATTGAGTCTCAAAACATCCCGTATGTAGTATGGCATGATGATAAAAGCCATATCTTCTATATGTTAATCCCAACTGCAGATGGTGTTTGCAAAGTTGAGTTTGAGCGTTCTGAAATTGAGGGTCGTACAGGTTATGATTTTTATCTGAGCTTTGCAGATGGTCTGGCCAATACTGCGTTTGACCATTATAAAGGTACCCAGTGTTTCTTTGGCACAGAAGTAGATTTCTATGCTAAGCGCGTAAATAGTGAAAAAGCTGCATAACAAGAAAAAAGGACGGGAACGTCCTTTTTTTTGTACCAGTAGATCATATCCTTACCCGCAACCATATCTATTCCGTTGCAAGCAACGTTATCTTGGGTGGCTTAAATGTCCTTCAGGACTTCTTCCAGCTCCTCAAGACTAAAAGGTTTTGCAAGAACATTATCAAAGCCATAGTCTTTATAATTGGACATAACCGGACTGTTATTATAGCCACTGGATACGATAACTTTGATGTCTTCATTTATCCGTTTTACTTCTTGAATTATTTCTTTTCCACCTTTTGCTCCCGGGATTGTTAAGTCTAAAATAGCAACGTCAAAAGCATGTTGTTTAAGGACTTCTAAAGCTTCATCTCCTTCTTCTACACTCTCAACCTCGAAACCAAAGGAACGCAAAGTATTGGCTAACATTTCCCTGATATTTGCCTGGTCATCCATTACAAGTATTCTGCCACTAGCCACAAAGGGCTCGGTCCGCTGATTAATTTTAGCATCATAATTATTTTTTGAAGCTTTTAGGTAAATATGAAAAGTTGTCCCCTTACCCAACTGAGAATCAACTGCGATATAACCGTAGTGCTTATTGATTATAGAATGAGAAGTTGCCAGGCCTAACCCGCTGCCTTTTTGCTTAGTAGTAAAATAAGGATCGAATATTTTATTAATAAACTCTTTAGGAATACCTACCCCATGATCTTTAATAGATATTCTTACATATTGGCCGTCTTTAACAGGTAACACTTTTTCCTGGTTATTAACAAAAACGTTTTCAGCATCGATTCTGACAGTACCGCCATTTGGCATAGCTTGATTTGCGTTAATTATAATATTTTGGATTACCTGACTTATTTGCCCTTTGTCAACTTCTACAGGCAATAAATCCTCCGCCAGATTAAAAACACATTTAACATTGGATCCTCTTAATGTAAAAGTCACAGATTCTTGTAGTAATTCTTTAGTACAGACAACTTTAATTACCGGTGCACCACCCTTGGCAAAGGTCAACAGTTGTTGAGTCAGATTCTTTGACTCATACAAACTTTTTTCTGCCTCATCTATATATTCCATGACTTTATCGTTCTCTTCCCTATTTAATTTTAATTTAATCAAAGAAATGTTACCAAGTGCAGCAGTTAGTATATTATTAAAATCATGGGCTATTCCCCCGGCCAAAAAACCAATAGACTCTAATTTTTCCATTTTTGATTTGTATTCGTCAAGTTGTTTTTTTCGTTCATT contains:
- a CDS encoding PocR ligand-binding domain-containing protein, whose protein sequence is MHYKFSDLVNIKKLQKILENFSSVTDLPVAIADADGNILIGVGYQEICKDFHRKFPASNAMCKKSNTFINRKLHESEVIENQCIIYKCENGLTDMSAPIIIEGKHLATFLMGQFLLEEPDEQLFREQAEKFGFNMTNYLNALKKVPVYPEEKAKKIMNFCTDFAEILTTLGLKNLRDQENNERKKQLDEYKSKMEKLESIGFLAGGIAHDFNNILTAALGNISLIKLKLNREENDKVMEYIDEAEKSLYESKNLTQQLLTFAKGGAPVIKVVCTKELLQESVTFTLRGSNVKCVFNLAEDLLPVEVDKGQISQVIQNIIINANQAMPNGGTVRIDAENVFVNNQEKVLPVKDGQYVRISIKDHGVGIPKEFINKIFDPYFTTKQKGSGLGLATSHSIINKHYGYIAVDSQLGKGTTFHIYLKASKNNYDAKINQRTEPFVASGRILVMDDQANIREMLANTLRSFGFEVESVEEGDEALEVLKQHAFDVAILDLTIPGAKGGKEIIQEVKRINEDIKVIVSSGYNNSPVMSNYKDYGFDNVLAKPFSLEELEEVLKDI